The sequence GGGGACGCCGTTCGGGCCGTGGAGCAGGTACGCGCCGCCGGCGAACGTGCCGCCGCCGATCAGGACGGGCCCCGGGTACCCGCCGCGGCCGTAGAGCTGCCGGACGAGCCCGCCGGACTGCGCGGTCCACTCCGGTCCGGGCGCGGTCTCGCCGTCCCCGCCGACGACGAGGTTGCCGCCGGTCATCGCTCCGGCCGGCGCGGGCACGGCCGCCAGAAGCACTGCCGCTGCCGCGACCCCGAACAGCCCACCGAGGCCCAGACGCATGGTCCTAGTACACCACGCCGTCGCGCGGGACCGCATCAGTGATCGTCCGGCCGTCGGCTGCGGGGGTTCCCGGGGCACGGGGGTCGCGCGGGGGCCGGCGACGCCCGTCGCCGCGACGGGCGCCGCCGCCCGAGGGCACGGGCGGGTGGTCGGCGCGGGCCGGCGCAGGGGGTCGGCGCGACGGGCCCATCATCGGCTGATCCGCACGACGGTGCCGGGGCCCAGCCGCGCGCGCAGCCAGCGGAGCGTGCGGTTGTCGACGCGCACGCAGCCGTGCGAGCGCGCGGACCCGAGGGGGTCGCCGAGTGCGGCGGGGCCGCGGCCGTGGATGGCGACGACGCCGGGGCCTCCCCCGTAGTCGTCGAGGACGTTCGAGTAGGCGGTCAGGTGCAGCGCCCCCGGGCCGATGAACCCGCCGGGGTCGCGCTGGTGCGTCGTCTCGTAGACGGCGAACGTGCCGCGGGGCGTCGGCGTGGCCGGCGCGCCGACGACGACGCGGGCGCGTCGCACCAGGCGGCCGTCGCGCAGGACGCGCAGCTCGCGGGCCCCCAGGCGGACGCGCACCGCCCACGGGGAGCGCTCGGCCCGCACGGACGCGGCGGGGAGCCAGCCCCGGGTGCCGTTCGGGCGGACCGGCAGCAGCACGCGGACCCACGCGCGGCCACGGTCGTCGTAGCGGGCGCCGTCGATCGTCAGGCGCGTGGCCTGCCCGGCGTAGCGGGTGCGCACGCCGGCGCGCCAGACCGCCCGGCCGCCCGGGCGGGCGCGGGCGACGGCGGGCTCGAGCAGCTTGGCGACGAAGGCCCCGGACGCGCCGGGGCGCCGCACGCGGATCGCGGCGCCCGGCGTGCCGGGGGCCGCGAGCGCCGCGCGCAGCGCCTGCGTCTCCGCGGCCCCGCCGCCGTCCGCGGCCGAGGCCGCGGACGGCGGGACGGCGGCCAGCGCCGCGACCGCGAGGGCCGCGGCGGCCGCCGCGCGCGGGTGCGGGCCGCGGCCCGCACCCGTGCTCAGGGCGCGGCGGATCATCCGGTGACGTACGACCCGGAGAGCGCCGTCGGGGCGACGGCCTGCACGCGGACGGAGCGCCGCGCGCGGGCCGTGCGGACGCCCGTCGCCGACGCCGTCGCGCGGTTGACGACGGTGCCCGTGCGGGCCTCGCGGTCGACGCGCAGCGTCAGGGTGCGGGTGACGGCCTTGCCGGGGGCCAGGCGCCGCGCCGTCCAGCACACCTTGCCGCCGCGCAGGCGGCCACCGCCGCGCGAGACGACGGTCGTGCCCGCCGGGAGCGTGTCGCAGACGCGCACGCGGTTCGCCACGGCGTTGCCGCGGTTCTTCACCGTCAGGCGGTACGTGACGGTGCGCCCGGCACGGACGACCTTCGCGGACGCGCGCTTGACCAGCGACAGGCGGGCGACGCCCTGCTCCTGCTCACCGGCGACGAGCGGCGGCGTCGGCGGGGCCGGCGGCGTCGTCGGCGGGACGGGCGGCTGCTCGGGCGTCGTCGGCGGCTGCACCGGCGGGTCGCCCGGGCCGATCACGATGCCGGCGTCGATCGTCAGGTCCTGACCGTCCTTGCCGGTCGGGGACGGGTCGGGCAGCACGATCTCCTGGCTGCGGCCCGTCGTCGCGTCGGCGTCCGAGTCCTCCGCGGCGCCCACGCCGTCGGCGCGCGTCGTCGTGAAGCGCGTGCCGGTCGGCAGCCCATCCTTGTGGAACGTGACGACGTAGCGGCCGCTGACCAGGTCGTGCACGCCGGCGTCCTGCCCGGCCTGCGTCGAGCTCGTGAACAGGTACTTGCCGTCGGCGTCCGTCCGGGTCTCCAGCGAGATCTCGCGGCCGTGCTTGTCGGTGCCCGTCAGGGTCACGCGCACGTTCGGCAGCGGCTTCTCGTCGGCGTCCTGGCGGCCGTCCTGGTTGGCGTCCTCCCACACGTAGTCGCCGATCGAGCTGGCGACGACGCGGATGGTGCGGACGTTCGAGACGGCCCCGAGCGAGCCGCCGGTGTAGCGGACCGCGGCGGTGTTGGAGTACAGGTCGCCGGACGCGTTGCCGCGCGGCTGCAGGCGGACGTCGAAGTCGACGTCCTCGCCGGCGGCGAGCGGGGTCGTCCGCTGGACGCGGACGGCGGTGGCGTCCTCGAGCGCGTCGGGGCACCCGGCGTCGCCGAGCTCGGACTCCAGGCACCAGTCGTAGCCGGCCGGCAGCGGCCCGTAGCCCGTGCTGGACTGCGGGTCGGTGGCGGCGAAGACGGCCGCGGGCGGCGCGTCGGTGTAGCGGACGGTCTCGCCGTCGGAGACGTCGACGCCGGCGAGCGGGACGGTCCCCGCGAACGCCGTGGCCGGGTCGCGGCCGACGGTCCCGCCGTGCGTCTGGCCGTCACCCGCGAACGGCAGGACGTCGATGACGTCGACGCCGTTGGCCGCGTTCTCGGTCAGGTTGGCGTACGTGACGGTGTAGCGGAGCGCGTCCTCGGGCTCGACGAACAGCTGGCGGGTGCTCTTGGACACCCGCACGCCGCCCGGCGACTGCAGGCGCACGGTCTGGCGCGAGAAGTGCTGGTCGCCGGTCGTCGTCGGGTTCGTGGGGAACTCGTCCAGGCCGTCGGTGTCCTCGGCGCTGTCGACGATGGCGCCGTTGACCAGGTCGCCGGCCTTCGTCTCGACGGTGGTGGCCCAGTACGTCAGCTGCGGCTCCTCGCCGCGGACCATCTTCGGGATCCGCCAGGTCAGGATCTCGCGGCCGTCGGCGTCGGTGGAGACCGTCGGCGCGATGCCGTCCGGGCCGGTGGGCGCGGAGGCGTCGAACTGCATGCCCTCGGGCAGGCGGTCGCGGACGACGACGTTCGTCGCCGTCGGGTTCGCGATCGCGTCGCTCGGGGTGCTCACGCGGGGCGACAGGCCGAACTGCACGCGGCCGCCCGAGACGATCGACACCGGGCTGCCGGGGTTCGCGGCGGGCGTCAGCGCGACCTTCTGCAGCGACACGGTGATGCCGTTCACGCGGGCGCGGTCGCCCGTGCCGCGGTCACCGTGGGTGGCGGGCGCGTAGCCGCTGGCCTTCCACGCGCCGCCCTCGGCCTGCGTGCCGAGGAAGTTGGCGACCGTCGTGCCGTTCGGCGCGTCGGCGGCGACCTTCATGTTCGCCAGGAAGCTCAGCGAGACGTCGGTGAACTGCTCGGGCAGGTCGCGCAGCAGACGGATGCGGATCTTCGTGACCGTGCCCAGGTCGGCCGGCGGGGTGGTCGTCCAGGTGTCGGACGCGTCCGTGCAGGCGGTGCGGGCGCGGTCGGCGGCCCAACGGGTCTCGTCGTCACCGGTCGGCGCGGCCTCGGTGCCGTACTCGACGACGTAGTCCTCGCCGGCGGTCCAGCCGGACGGGACGGAGGCGGCGCGGACGGGGGCGGCCCCGGCGTCCAGGCCCTCGCGCGTCAGGCTGAGCGTGCGGCGGTCCCACACGTCGCACAGCGCGCCGGTCTGGCGGCGGCCGGTGATCGTCAGGCGCGTGGAGATGCGCTGGCCGGCGAGCACCTGGCCGTTGCCGTCGTCGTCCGCGGTCTGGGTGGCGAGCCGGCCGTCGGTGGCGGTGCGCAGGCGCTTGCCGAAGCGGATGCCGCCGAAGTCGACGCCGCTGTCGGCGGTCAGGTTGTAGGCGCGGGAGTTGTTGCCCGCGTCGTCGCCCTCGAACGGCACGCGGTCGCCGTCGGCGGCCTGCGCCCCGGCGTCGAAGCGGTCGATGACGTTGACCGTGTTGCGCTGGCGCTCGTCGCCCGTGATCACGTCGGTGCGCGGCACCCGGACGCGGAGCGTCAGGTGCGCCACGTTGGGGTTCGTGGACGAGGCGCCGTTGCGGAGCTTCGTGATCGTGATGCGCACGCGCTTGCCGTCGAGCACGCACGTCGCCTCGGTGCCCTCGCGGTTCCCGCAGCCGACGAACTCGACGTTCGGGCTGATGCCGGACAGGTCGTCCTCGAGCGTGATCGGCACGTCCGGCAGGGCGAAGCCGCGCTGGCCGTAGGTGCTGCGCCGCGACTGCGGCACGACGACGTCGATCGGGTAGGCGATGTCGTAGTCGGCGGTGTTCGCGTTGCCCGCGCGCGAGATCGACGGCTGGTTCTTCTGGAAGTCCAGGAACGGCGCCGAGCGGATCGTCACTGGGCGCGGCGTGGCCTTCGCGGCCGGCGACTCGGCGTCGCCGGAGTGCGCGACGACGGACACGGCGTCCGCCGGGGCGGTCGCGACCGTGCCGTCCGCCACGCCGTCGGCCGACGCGGTCAGCGTGAAGTTGAGCGTCGTGCCGGTCTGGCCCTTGCCGCCGGAGGGGACGAACACGCAGGTCAGCGTGCGGCCGTCGATCCCCCAGCCCGGGCCCTTGCAGTAGGCGGGCACGTCGTCGGCGCGCCAGGACAGGCCCTCGGCGAGCGTCTGCTTGAACGTCACCTTGTCGAACGTGCCCTGCTGGCCCGTCGTCTCGTTGACGTTGACGCTCCAGCGGTAGGAGACGGTGTCGTTCGTCCGCACGACGTCGTCGGAAGCGGTCGTGTCGCGGCCCGGGCCGGCGGTCGCGTCCCACGGGGCCGTGCCCGTGACGGACTGATCCAGGGCCACCTGCGTCGACAGCGCGGCGTCCGCGGCGGCGGGCACCGCGGCGAGGGCCGCGACGGCCACGAGCGGGGCAGCGGCCCGCAGCATCCGCCGGCGCCCGCGGGGACGGTCGGATGACGGCACTGTTCGCGGCGTTCGAGGAATCGGGTTCTCCATGCTCTCTTCTCTTGGGACGGGGGATCACGGCGCCGCACGGCGCGACGCCTCCGGGGCCTTGTCGGGGCGGGCGCGGGATCTCCCCCCCCCCTCTGTTTTCGGAGGGGGCGGCGGGGCGGGCGGGGGCGGGCGCCGAGGCGGGGGAGCGGGGCGGGGAGCGGGGCGGCGGAGCGGGGCCGGGGAACGGGGCGGGACGCCGCGGGCCGGGGAGGGCGCGGGCCGGGAGACCAGGGAGGGCGAGACCGCGGCGGGTCCGGGCCGGAACACCAGGGAGGGCGAGACCGCTGCGGGTCCGGGCCGAAACACCAGGGAGGGCGAGACCGCGGCGGGTCGGGGCCGGTCGGGGCCGCACAGAGGCGGGCGGCACGCTGGGTCGGCAGCGCCGGACGAGGCGTCGGCCGGCAGGGCCGGCCCAGGCCCGGCGGGATCAGCTCAGGCCGGGCGGGGCCGGCGAGGCGTCGGCCGGCGAGACCGGTCCCGGGCCCGGCGGGATCAGCTCAGGCCCGGCGGGGCCGACGAGGCGTCGGCCGGCGGAGCCGGTCCCGGGCCCGGCGGGGCCTGCTCAGGCCGGGCGGGGCCGACGAGGCGTCGGCCGGCGGAGCCGGTCCCGGGCCCGGCGGGGCCTGCTCAGGCCGGGCGGGGCCGGCGAGGCGTCGGCCGGCGGGGCCGGCCCAGGCCCGGCGGGCCCTGCTCAGGCCCGGCGGGGCCGACGAGGCGTCGGTTCGCGGGGCGCGGCGGGGTCGATCGGCGTCGCGACCCGGGACGTGGGGCCGATCGGCGTCGACAGCCGACGCACATCGACCCCACCCCTGAACGCCCGACGCACATCGACCCCGCGGCCGCCTCGACGGGACCGTCGGCGTCGCCGCTGACCCCGGGCACCCCGCCAGCCGTCCCGCCGCCCGTCGCCGCCCCGCTGCCCGACGCGCCTCCGCCCCACGCCGCCCCGCCGTCCCGCCAAGCACCCCGTCGCGCGCGTCCGCCCCGTCCCGCCGCCGCCTCCACGCCGTCCCTCCGCTCGACGCGCCTCCTCGGCTCCCTCACGCCCCTCCGCCTGCCGCGCGCCTCCGCCCGCCGCGCCCCTCGGCTCCCTCGCGCCCGCCGCCTGCCGCGCGCCTCCGCCCGCCGGGCCCCTCCGCTCCCTCACGCCCCGCCGCGCGCCGCGCGCCTCCGCCCGCCGCGCCCCTCCGCTCCCTCACGCCCCGCCGCCCGCCGCGCCCCTCCGCCTGCCGCGCGCCTCCGCCCGCCGCGCCCCTCCGCTCCCTCACGCCCCGCCGCCCACCGCGCGCCTCCGCCCGCCGCGCGCTCCGCCCGCCGCACCCTCCGCCCCGTCGCGCCCCGCCGCGACCGCCGCCCCGGCTCGATCGATCGGAAGTTCGAATCGCCGGCGCAGCGCGGCCCTCGGCGGGCGAGACTGGAGCCGTGGACCGGCAGGGAGACGGGGGAAGCGCGGCGTACGAGGACATCCGGCGCCGCATCGAGGGGCGGATCCGGGAGCTGGCGCCGCTCGTCGAGGAGGACGAGCGCCTGCGGGCCGTGCTGCGCGCGTTCGACGACGCGCTCGGCGGCGAACGGCCCGCCCGCGAGCGCGTGCCGCAGCTGGCGGCGCTGGTCGCGGAGCGCCCCGGCATCAGCCAGCGCGACGCCGCCCGCGAGCTGGGCCTGGAGCGCACCGCCATCTATCCCGTCGTACGTCGCGCGGTGGCCCGGGGCCAGGTCGTCAAGCGCGACGGAGCGCTGCACCCCGCGCGGTCGCGGTCGGGGCCGATCGGGACTTCGAATCGACGCGCGGCCGAGGCGGCCTAGTGTCCTGCCGGGTCCCCGTGGAGGGGGAAGCCTCGCCGCCCGGCAGGCCCACGGGACCCCGTTGGACCCGGTTACGGGGGGCGCCGCGCCACGGGTGGCGGCGCCCCTCGGCTGCTCGCCGTCCTCCCGACGCGTCCGGTGCCCCGCCCCGGCCGGCACGGCCTGCGCCCCGGCCAGCGGGACCCGCCGGCCCGCCGGCCAGGGCCTGACGTCCCCGTCAGCGCGGTGCGCCGGCGGCCGGCCAGGGCCCGCCGTCCCCGCCAGCGCGGTCCGCCTGCGGCCCAGCAGGGCCTGCCACCCCCGCTAGCGCGGCCCGCCAGGGCTCGCCGTCACCGCTCGTGCGACCCGCCGTCCGCGTCGGCCTGCCCGGCGGCGAGCGCGTTGAAGCGGTCGGCCTGCGCCAGCAGCTCGCGCGCGTGCGGGAGCAGCGCGGCCCCGGCGGCCGAGAGCGTGACGCGGCCGCCGCCGCGCACGAACAGCTCGACGCCGAGCTCCTCCTCGAGTCGCCGGATCTGCTGGCTGAGCGTCGGCTGGGACACGTGCTGTCGCACCGCCGAACGGCCGAAGTGCAGATCGCGGGCCAGCTCGACGAAGAAGCGCACGCGGCGCAGGTCGGCGGTGCCGCGCGGGGTCACGCGGCGGCGGGGCGGGACGTGGGCGGCGCGACGGCGCGGCCGGACGGGCGGGGTGAACGGAGCGAGCATCGGAACATGAGGCCGGCGCCGGGTCGCGGTGGGCGGCGCCTCCGGGGCCCTGTCGCGGCCGCCCCCGCGCTTCCCCCCCCTCGTGTTCGGCGGCCCGGGCCGCGGGCGGGGACGGCCCGGGGCGCGGCCGCCGGTGCCGGCGGACGCGCCGCTCGGCGCCCCCGCGGCGGCGGTCGCGGCCGCCCGGGCGGCCGCGGCGCGGCGGCGGGCCGCCACCCGGCGCCCGCTCGCGGCGCGCGGCCCCGCCCGCTGCCGCCCGGCGCGTCCGCCGACCCACCGCGGCCGCGCGCCCGTCCCCGCGACGCAGTCCGTGGGGGGGCGTCGCGCACCACGTCGCGACAGGAGGGCGGATGCCCCACACCGAACCTCCACCGGCGCTCGACCACCCCGGCCCCGCGGCGCGCTTCGTGCCCGCGCACCCCGGCAACGCGCGGCTGGCGCTCGAGCTCATCACCCATCCGTCGCTCCCCTACGCCCCCGAGGTGGACCTGGCGCCGCGGCTGCGTCCGCTCGTGCGCGAGGCCGCGCTGCTGCTGCCGCCGCTCGCGGCCGCCGCGCACGGGTTCGGGCTGCAGCAGCGGCTGGAGGAGGACCTGGACCTGCCGACGCTCGACGTCACCCGGGCGCGGCTGCAGGGGCACGCCGCCGGGATCGTGCGCCGCTTGCTGACCGCCGCCGCGCTGCTCGGTCCGCCGCCGGAGCCCGCGACGTGGTTCGACCAGATCGTCGTCGCCGCCCAGCGCGGGGCGCTGCGGGCCCGGATCGCGGTGCGCCCCGCGGCGGAGCGCCTGACGGACGACGTCGCGTCGGCCGTCGTCGACGCGATGGCCCTGGCGAGCGC comes from Patulibacter sp. SYSU D01012 and encodes:
- a CDS encoding LysR family transcriptional regulator, with translation MLAPFTPPVRPRRRAAHVPPRRRVTPRGTADLRRVRFFVELARDLHFGRSAVRQHVSQPTLSQQIRRLEEELGVELFVRGGGRVTLSAAGAALLPHARELLAQADRFNALAAGQADADGGSHER
- a CDS encoding L,D-transpeptidase produces the protein MIRRALSTGAGRGPHPRAAAAAALAVAALAAVPPSAASAADGGGAAETQALRAALAAPGTPGAAIRVRRPGASGAFVAKLLEPAVARARPGGRAVWRAGVRTRYAGQATRLTIDGARYDDRGRAWVRVLLPVRPNGTRGWLPAASVRAERSPWAVRVRLGARELRVLRDGRLVRRARVVVGAPATPTPRGTFAVYETTHQRDPGGFIGPGALHLTAYSNVLDDYGGGPGVVAIHGRGPAALGDPLGSARSHGCVRVDNRTLRWLRARLGPGTVVRISR
- a CDS encoding SdrD B-like domain-containing protein, translated to MLRAAAPLVAVAALAAVPAAADAALSTQVALDQSVTGTAPWDATAGPGRDTTASDDVVRTNDTVSYRWSVNVNETTGQQGTFDKVTFKQTLAEGLSWRADDVPAYCKGPGWGIDGRTLTCVFVPSGGKGQTGTTLNFTLTASADGVADGTVATAPADAVSVVAHSGDAESPAAKATPRPVTIRSAPFLDFQKNQPSISRAGNANTADYDIAYPIDVVVPQSRRSTYGQRGFALPDVPITLEDDLSGISPNVEFVGCGNREGTEATCVLDGKRVRITITKLRNGASSTNPNVAHLTLRVRVPRTDVITGDERQRNTVNVIDRFDAGAQAADGDRVPFEGDDAGNNSRAYNLTADSGVDFGGIRFGKRLRTATDGRLATQTADDDGNGQVLAGQRISTRLTITGRRQTGALCDVWDRRTLSLTREGLDAGAAPVRAASVPSGWTAGEDYVVEYGTEAAPTGDDETRWAADRARTACTDASDTWTTTPPADLGTVTKIRIRLLRDLPEQFTDVSLSFLANMKVAADAPNGTTVANFLGTQAEGGAWKASGYAPATHGDRGTGDRARVNGITVSLQKVALTPAANPGSPVSIVSGGRVQFGLSPRVSTPSDAIANPTATNVVVRDRLPEGMQFDASAPTGPDGIAPTVSTDADGREILTWRIPKMVRGEEPQLTYWATTVETKAGDLVNGAIVDSAEDTDGLDEFPTNPTTTGDQHFSRQTVRLQSPGGVRVSKSTRQLFVEPEDALRYTVTYANLTENAANGVDVIDVLPFAGDGQTHGGTVGRDPATAFAGTVPLAGVDVSDGETVRYTDAPPAAVFAATDPQSSTGYGPLPAGYDWCLESELGDAGCPDALEDATAVRVQRTTPLAAGEDVDFDVRLQPRGNASGDLYSNTAAVRYTGGSLGAVSNVRTIRVVASSIGDYVWEDANQDGRQDADEKPLPNVRVTLTGTDKHGREISLETRTDADGKYLFTSSTQAGQDAGVHDLVSGRYVVTFHKDGLPTGTRFTTTRADGVGAAEDSDADATTGRSQEIVLPDPSPTGKDGQDLTIDAGIVIGPGDPPVQPPTTPEQPPVPPTTPPAPPTPPLVAGEQEQGVARLSLVKRASAKVVRAGRTVTYRLTVKNRGNAVANRVRVCDTLPAGTTVVSRGGGRLRGGKVCWTARRLAPGKAVTRTLTLRVDREARTGTVVNRATASATGVRTARARRSVRVQAVAPTALSGSYVTG